In Thermodesulfobacteriota bacterium, the genomic stretch GTCAGGCCGGGAATAAAAATGCTCACATATTATCATATATGCTGCGCTTTTTATTCCCGGCCTTCCTTGACTGCGGGAAAAACCTCTAATTCTTAGAGATTGCCATAAATTGTATTCGGGAAGGAAAGGCGGGCTTTGAGCCCGCCTTTTTTATTTCTGTATCTTTATCGCGCAGAGGCTCCCGCACATGGTGCAGACGCTCTCGTCCTCGGGCGGGCTCGTCTCCCTTATGGCCCTGGCCCTTTTAGGGTCTATCGAGAGCCTTATCTGCTCCTCCCAGTCGAGGGCCTTCCTTGCCCTGGCGAGCCTTATGTCGGCTTCCATAGCGCCCTTGGCCTTTTTCGATATGTCCCCGGCGTGCGCGGCTATGCGCGAAGCCATGACCCCCTCGCGGACGTCTTCGACCGTCGGCAGCCTCAGGTGCTCGCTCGGGGTAACATAGCAGAGGAAATCCGCCCCGGCAGCGGCGGCTATGGCCCCGCCGATAGCGGATGTTATGTGGTCGTATCCCGGCGCTATGTCGGTTACGAGCGGGCCGAGCACATAGAAGGGCGCGCCGTTACAGAGCCGCTTCTGGATGGTTATGTTCGCCTCTATCTGGTCGAGCGGCACGTGCCCCGGGCCTTCTATCATGACCTGCACGCCTTCGTCGAAGGCCATTTTCGCAAGCTCGCCGAGCGTTATGAGCTCATGTACCTGGCCCCTGTCCGTCGCGTCTGCAAGGCAGCCGGGGCGTAGGCCGTCGCCGAGGCTCAAGACCATGTCGTACTTTTTTGCGATCTTCAAGAGCCTGTCATAGCCCTCGTAAAGCGGGTTCTCTTTCTTGTTGAACTTCATCCACTCGGCCGTGAGGGCGCCGCCCCTGCTGACGATACCCATTATGCGCCCTTCTTGCCTTACCCTCTCAACCGAGCTCCGCGTAACGCCGCAGTGGACTGTCACGAAGTCCACCCCGTCCTCGGCATGGGCCTCGATAGAATCGAACATCTCATCCGGCTCGAGCTCTACAAACGACTTGCCTTTCTTTCTGGCGTCATAGGCGGCCTGGTAGATGGGTACGGTGCCTATAGGCACCGTCGATTCGGACATAACTGCCTTCCTTATGGCGGATACGTCCCCGCCGGTCGAGAGGTCCATCACGGCATCGGCCCCGGCTTCGATGGCGGCCCTGAGCTTTGTAAGCTCTTCCTCTATGTCGGCCCTGTCCTGCGAAGAGCCTATGTTGGCGTTGACCTTGGTCCTGAGGCCCCGCCCGACTGCAAGGCCCTGTATGGAGCGGTGCAGCCTGTTTTTCGTGATTACGACAGTTCCGTCCTCAACGCCCTTTCTTATGAAGTCCGGGTCTACGCCTTCGGAGGATGCCGCGCTCCGCATCTCTTCGGTTGTAACGCCCTTGCGGGCGGCCTCAAGCTGTGTCATTTCCGCTCCTTTTTTAGCAACCTCTGATTG encodes the following:
- the thiC gene encoding phosphomethylpyrimidine synthase ThiC, translated to MTQLEAARKGVTTEEMRSAASSEGVDPDFIRKGVEDGTVVITKNRLHRSIQGLAVGRGLRTKVNANIGSSQDRADIEEELTKLRAAIEAGADAVMDLSTGGDVSAIRKAVMSESTVPIGTVPIYQAAYDARKKGKSFVELEPDEMFDSIEAHAEDGVDFVTVHCGVTRSSVERVRQEGRIMGIVSRGGALTAEWMKFNKKENPLYEGYDRLLKIAKKYDMVLSLGDGLRPGCLADATDRGQVHELITLGELAKMAFDEGVQVMIEGPGHVPLDQIEANITIQKRLCNGAPFYVLGPLVTDIAPGYDHITSAIGGAIAAAAGADFLCYVTPSEHLRLPTVEDVREGVMASRIAAHAGDISKKAKGAMEADIRLARARKALDWEEQIRLSIDPKRARAIRETSPPEDESVCTMCGSLCAIKIQK